Genomic segment of Sebastes fasciatus isolate fSebFas1 chromosome 3, fSebFas1.pri, whole genome shotgun sequence:
gacggaattgcgacgaaattgcgttgctaagcaacagtttgggtccatgtgtacttcctgtcagctgatgacatttacatacactgcaaccaggaataaactagGACACgtttagaatatttatgtttaaatctgtgtaaagggtctaaatattgtatatttgtgacatcacaaatggacagaaatcctgacagcttgtttctaATGCAGAGATGaatgaatacgggctgtgtgtatctccctgtggattgagcatttcgatactttcacagtatttatatgacttaagcctgctttatagaaaaaacatttaaatctcacttttttataatatgggacctttaaaatctgTCATTCTGACACAAAGTCACAGGTGATGTAGGTTATACCAGCCATGAGCCCGGTCAGGATTATTTAAACAAACACATTGCACTCAAGTCCATCACTTGCAAACAATTTTATTATTGCAAAATGTATCATAGGAagccttcattttttttttttagtctgcaCACAAAACATCAAAAGTGCATCTGATCATCGTTCTCACAGAGCACTTCAATGCACCTCAGATCACATAGTGCTGGAAGGTGGGAGCAGATCTGATCATGACAAGAATGTGTGCTTTTACATACTTTTAATTACCGCAACGTTGCAAAAGTTACTGAAAATATGACACAAAGACAAGTCCATTCAATCCAATCATACATAACTGTGTAGCCTACTCGGGACAGGCAGGGAGCGGAATCATGATTCATAGAGCACCCAGCTCTATAGTGGTGCTAATCTATTGGATTAAACAGCTCAACGGCAGTGATAACACAGATTTGTGATTGATATAATTCAAGTGAAAAAAGAGCCAGTTTTAGTCACTGCACTTCTccaaaacatgaaataaataagAGTGGCAGGGTTGTATATGTGCTGTCTTAATGGAAGTGACTTGTGCTCAGTATCAGATCTCCAGATGCAGGactcaaaaaacactttacctTTGAACGGAGAGCAAATAAAAGGAGCGTATAGCAAACATAAACCATTAATAATCTCTCATTTAAAAAGCCTGTTTTCCCTTTCAACAATGCAAATCATATTTATTGACAGAAAGGTGCTTCATTTCTCTTCATCTGCTTGTTTAAGCACGCCTAATAGCATAATCTGTCCAAGCAGCATGCATCCTTGTATAAATCTGTCCATCTGttcacgcacgcacacacacacacacacacacacagtgtaattTACCATGTTTCAATATAATTTCTCTTCCTTACAAAATTCTCCATATAGCCTACATTTGTTCACCATTATCTGAGATGCAGACAGCTGAGTGTATAATCAAATTACATCCATAGAAAAGTGAAGAGTATTTACAAGAGTTAAGTGCATCTTCAATCCAAAATTTATTTGACCTAATTTGGCTTCTTAAACTAAGTTTGAAATAGCTGAAATTAGATACTGCATGTGATAAAATCTCCAGCAATAACAGGGAGCTTATAAGaagaaatatgcaaataatgcaataaaaggatcttttttttaatctgaaatATTCAAATTGAAAACAACATCAAGGGTCCGTTTGTACATTCAAGCAtctgaaaatacaaatatatctaatgtacatatatacagttGGTGTCCAGTCCAGTTACGCCGTTATATATTCCTTAAACGTGACAGTGAGGCAGTTTGTAGTAATGTCTGTGATCACTATATTCCCAAGGAAAGGCTGGAAAGAAGGAAatgtctcctcttttctctgttCGTGGTTAGAAACAGACAATGAAttgtctttctcctcctctgtggttTGTTGTGTTTCAGTCTGAATTTCTGTCTGTGCGTCCATTTGTGTGTCCGTTTCATTCTGCGTGTGCACTTCAGCTGGTGTTACAGCCTGAGCTTGGGCAGCTTTAGGCCTGGACTTGACAATGCTCAAGTCAATAGGTTCTTCTTGGTCCGCATATCCACAGTCCTGCAGTCCACTGTGACCCTGGTGTCCGTTTTGGTCGACGCTGATGCTTTGGGTGGGCGATGACACAGTGTTAGGAGCGCTGATACTCCTGGAGCTCAGAAACCTCTTACTGCTCCCGTGCTCCTCGCTATCTGTGTCGGAGAGGTGGCGCTTTAGTCCTTGAAATCCACCTTGGCTTCCTCTTTTGTCCGGCGGGGAGGGAATTCCCCTatccaaaggcagggagagcagatTAGGCTTGGTTGTCAATTGTAAAGGCTGATCTGCTGAGAGCTGCCCCCGACCCCTGACCTCGACGTGTTTATCCTGTTCCGTCACAGTCGGCTCCGTTTTGGGGGACTGCTCCTTTTCTTTGGGGCAACGTCCGTTAAATCCAGAACTGGGAACAGTTGCTTTGTCTTTCAGGTTTTTCGCAAATCCGTTCATGAGGCCGAGCTTCTTGACGAGTTTCATCTTCTCGAGGTGGTTCTCCGCGCTGTTGTCGCTTCCTTGCGGCGTCTTTCCAGCAGTTTCAGAATCACCGTTTTTAATCTTAGCCGCCTGCATTCCGTTCTCCATGTATTTGCTCATGACAATAACAATCCGCCCgttcttgtttttgttcttcacGATCTTTAGCTTGCCGTTGCTGACACCATTAGACTGCGGTGAGGCATCCTCTTTAGGTTTGACCTCCTCCGGCTCTTTGAGGCCGTTGAGGTCTGCTGGAAGTTTCTTCAGCTCCATGGTGATGTCCTTGACTTTGGTCAGGCAGCCTGAGTCCTTGTCCCGGACCCACTTCTGCTGCAGCACCGGGGGAAGGTTGTACCCCTTGTTCGCCAGCTCCGGAGCTTTTACCTCTCTGGGTTTAGCGAATATGGGCTCGTGCCCCTTGAGGTCCGGCTGGTAGTGGTGGTGCTTCTTGCTGTTGAGCTGGTAGTAGAACTTCTTGCCGTTGGCCTGCTGCTCGGCCTCGCGCTCCCTGCACAGCGGCTGGTACTGGTGGTGCTTCTTGCTGTTCAGCTGGTACTGCTGGCCCTGGGGACGGAGCATCTGGATGGGGCCGGTCTTCTGACGGCTGTCCTCGTCCAGGGACGCCTCATGAAGGTCAGCCAGAATACTGGATCTCCGGGCGAAAGAAGGAACCTGTGAAACCACACAGTTAATTAATGTTATTTCACAAAAGCACGTCATCAACATTACATGAAGAATTACGGAATGTCTTTACATAAAGTAAAGGGCATCCCTCTCAGCGGGGGGGGGTCTGATTAATGGTTAAACTGTCTACAGTAAACACATGTGTCTGTGTCAGGCTGCAACAAAAAGCCATGGTTCACTGGGGCCCATGAGCTGCACTGAAGAAATAGTGCTTGGAATGTGTGAGGGGCTCTTCTGAGGCACTCCGTTTATTTCAGGGGCCTCGGTCCATGTTCACACAGCCCCCCCCACAGCTCCCGTGCAGCTCTTCCAGCCACCGGCCCGGCCGTCACAGTGACATTTCAAAGTGTCTCCTGTGGCTGTGACCTCAGCTCCGAGGAATGTCACTGGCTGCTTTGTGTCCCGTCATTGACTTTATCCCATGTGTTACCACCAACACCCTCCTGAGAGGAACAAAAACACTCCTCGGAGGGGTTCCCCTGGCCTTTTGGACCGCTGATTGATGCGCTAAATGTACGATTCACAGGCATTTAGCTACAACTGTTAGGTCAGGGAGCTGGTCCCTAAAGAAAAAGGCACATCTATTGTTTGtaataaatattacaattttcaAAGTGGAAGCAATTCCAACACCTAAGATGTGTTGAGTTTGAGGAGCAGGGGTCTAAAAATAATGCTTCTGAGAATCCAGCATTCCACATAGACCAAGTCTTGGgactaatggtgccttcaaatgaaactcgtgagctcgtatttacaacatgggaagtcgtttGCACGATATGTTCGCcattaggggtgggcgatacatcgaatatagtcgatgtatgTATGTAAGCAACCAGAACCAGCCCCGAAGCAAATGACTCTGGCTTCCTCGCTTTCCAAAGCAatcccatatgacaaaaaagtgcaaaatggaaagaaatcacAGCCGCTGTAAACAACTACAACGCAACGCCAGTTAGCGTGGTTGAAAAGCCCGGATTCAAAAGACTCATCAAGACACTTGATCCAAAATATGAACTGCCTCGCAGCAAAGTTTTTGCAgagaaagctctaccggagttcTACATTTCAGTGAGAGAAAAGTTGGCCAACCAGCTAACAGAGGAGACCCACTTCTCCACAAATACCGATCGGGGGTCCAGCAGAACGTGTGAGCCATACCTGAGTATCTCTGTACATTACATCCACAACTGGGAGTTGAAGAGTAATTGCCTTCAAACAACTTGATGATCACACGGGCGAGATAATTGCGCAAGGTTTAAAGGATGCTCTCATGTCATGGAACTTAAAAGAAGCTCGTCAGGTGTGTATCACCACAGATAACGGGGCTAACAGAACCAAAGCTGTGAGCCTGAATAAGTGGACCAGACTGCAGAGCTTTGGCCATACAGTAGGCTGCACCTTGCGATTGGTGATTCTTTCTACACTAGTGGGAAAATAATAATTCTTACTATCAGCTTACTGGTAAATATAACAATAAGTTACTTTACAATTATTACATGCAattaaaaactgtgtgtgtgtgtgttatttatttcacaaaatatataaagcatgtattgccagaaaactatttggttaaagtgaatactgttagatactgttttgttaaattgaacttgtgatttccccctttttgcaTGCAAGATTAAAATAGTTCCAAAACTAGTTCcgaaaccactaatgaatataaacaagaaggttttaatgcagacatacagtgtgcagcagggactacaagaatcatcatattgatgtgattgtatgcatcaaagggttaaatcgagCATTcatgaagtgcttagaggatatttgaaaatatcgcgatatatatcGTGTATCGCGATATTGCCTAAAAATATCGGGATATTAttttaggccatatcgcccagccctatttgccattcaagtggttaagtcgggagaacaccgctgctaagcaacgaaAATATTaccgttactgtcggcgtctagaagccacagaggctatcAATTTAGCacgctagcaagtgggtaacataatgcagtaaatgcaaagacacaatgacagaggaaaaggatgaggctgttgggaatatcaacattttcctcagacatattaagaagacaaacaatatacgactaaaattacaacgtcaacaaacacgtcacaaattgtgaactcggagctttcagaaacgttccaCTTCAGAAGTCGTGAATACCACATGAGGTTCTTATGGACTCTAttggtgaacacggtaaacatgaCAAACACCTTAAAGCcctgtttccaccgcaggaactttcccccggacAATTTACTTTAcggggcctttttaccccccaaaaaggccTTGATCatggggtagtactttctgagaGTACAGGAACTTTCGGGGGGGGCGGTTTGCAGAGATGACACACACAACTCCGCTGCTTCAACGGCTTCAATtcgtgtaccgcttcattcataaacaggGAAGTACTCTGGCGTCGATTTAGGACCAATTTAGGACGagggaaaaacatttttctttgtttgataacattgaaagtaaagtgagactctgctgtcggcttcccgactcattcgaaaaaacaaagagagaaagtcactggaacttttggtggaaacccagcAGGATATCTCTCCCCATCGCTGCTTCCATTCTGACCGTTACTTTTTAAATCTGCCTCTTGTGACTTTATGGAAGTGTAATATTGAGTGTCCCTTTAAATCTGCCTTA
This window contains:
- the LOC141763284 gene encoding E3 SUMO-protein ligase CBX4-like, producing the protein MELPAAGEHVFAVESIEKKRSRKGRFEYLVKWRGWSPKYNTWEPEENILDPRLLDAFQDRERQEQLMGYRKRGPKPKHLLVQVPSFARRSSILADLHEASLDEDSRQKTGPIQMLRPQGQQYQLNSKKHHQYQPLCREREAEQQANGKKFYYQLNSKKHHHYQPDLKGHEPIFAKPREVKAPELANKGYNLPPVLQQKWVRDKDSGCLTKVKDITMELKKLPADLNGLKEPEEVKPKEDASPQSNGVSNGKLKIVKNKNKNGRIVIVMSKYMENGMQAAKIKNGDSETAGKTPQGSDNSAENHLEKMKLVKKLGLMNGFAKNLKDKATVPSSGFNGRCPKEKEQSPKTEPTVTEQDKHVEVRGRGQLSADQPLQLTTKPNLLSLPLDRGIPSPPDKRGSQGGFQGLKRHLSDTDSEEHGSSKRFLSSRSISAPNTVSSPTQSISVDQNGHQGHSGLQDCGYADQEEPIDLSIVKSRPKAAQAQAVTPAEVHTQNETDTQMDAQTEIQTETQQTTEEEKDNSLSVSNHEQRKEETFPSFQPFLGNIVITDITTNCLTVTFKEYITA